One genomic segment of Cerasicoccus sp. TK19100 includes these proteins:
- a CDS encoding glycosyl hydrolase 115 family protein gives MFVLTAASCSIQLDQSSVAVGHAVQDLARDLKKVFGVTPRFVDSGEGCIHISRDETLSAETWRIGCGERIHIAGGNELGIIYGIYAFTHRYLGVDPLWFWKDAEPEPQSEIEIPFGEIGSDPPVFGWRGWFINDEDLLGRWQDSGKTRFTKWPKREETLTADDDEFYEKRLLKYYSPIIAPEVMEAVFEALLRLGGNLIIPASFIDIMNPDEAAIIEAAVSRGLYVSQHHVEPLGVSHFAYETWWSGQNKVPEFSYREDPEAMRACWRAYAQEWSRVGGDHVLWQVGLRGRGDRPLWAHDPEAKASAGKFISGALRDQMEIVKEIDARPNPPATMTLWLEGAELIESGVLFVPENVIVVFADHDLTQEMRNDFHTLPREPERGYGVYYHIAVWCFGPHLVQGVPPEKIATTAEQVADKGDTAYAILNVANLREHSLGAQVWSEQVWRPGDFEAEAFLRRWAPQGTAHLYLDFFEAMPELRSGWRLYDGCVRTFINKIVRSAVSGEPLPEVVSEYTVKQPTDLKAKLNEAIHQFDMLLPLVQAAALHNPNRASFLRANLVTQASIMRGLYRALLALLDDEPDFSAAASSLREAMSVLASSEQGRWRNWYLGDTKVGLHALAESLESAYILTAR, from the coding sequence ATGTTCGTTTTAACAGCTGCTTCTTGTTCCATTCAACTTGATCAGAGTAGCGTGGCGGTAGGCCACGCAGTTCAAGATTTGGCGCGTGATCTTAAAAAGGTATTCGGCGTCACGCCTCGATTTGTTGATTCTGGTGAGGGATGTATCCATATTAGTCGAGACGAGACACTCTCGGCCGAAACTTGGCGTATTGGCTGTGGTGAACGCATCCACATTGCTGGTGGAAACGAGTTGGGTATTATTTACGGCATTTACGCATTCACCCATCGCTATCTGGGTGTAGACCCCCTTTGGTTCTGGAAGGACGCCGAGCCTGAACCGCAATCGGAGATTGAAATACCTTTCGGTGAAATAGGCTCGGACCCGCCCGTATTTGGCTGGAGAGGGTGGTTCATCAATGACGAAGATTTGCTAGGTCGATGGCAAGATAGTGGTAAAACACGCTTTACGAAATGGCCAAAAAGAGAAGAAACGCTGACCGCTGATGACGATGAGTTTTACGAAAAACGTCTGCTCAAATATTACTCGCCGATAATTGCGCCAGAGGTCATGGAAGCGGTATTCGAGGCGTTGCTTCGTCTGGGGGGCAACTTAATTATTCCGGCTTCGTTCATTGATATTATGAATCCGGATGAGGCTGCTATCATTGAGGCAGCAGTCTCGCGTGGGCTCTATGTGTCGCAGCATCATGTCGAGCCACTAGGTGTGTCGCATTTCGCTTACGAGACCTGGTGGTCCGGTCAGAACAAGGTACCTGAGTTCAGCTATCGGGAAGATCCTGAAGCCATGCGTGCTTGCTGGCGCGCCTACGCTCAAGAGTGGTCACGAGTAGGCGGTGATCACGTGCTTTGGCAGGTCGGATTACGGGGAAGGGGAGATCGCCCTCTTTGGGCGCATGACCCTGAGGCGAAAGCCAGTGCCGGTAAGTTCATTTCTGGCGCACTCCGTGACCAAATGGAAATTGTAAAAGAGATTGATGCGCGTCCAAATCCGCCTGCGACCATGACGCTATGGCTGGAAGGCGCAGAGCTAATCGAATCTGGCGTTTTGTTCGTGCCGGAAAACGTCATCGTCGTCTTCGCTGATCACGATTTGACGCAAGAGATGCGCAATGATTTTCATACGTTGCCGCGCGAACCTGAGCGTGGATACGGCGTTTATTATCACATTGCAGTGTGGTGCTTTGGTCCGCATTTAGTGCAGGGGGTGCCCCCGGAAAAGATCGCCACTACAGCCGAACAGGTTGCCGATAAAGGAGACACGGCTTATGCAATTCTCAATGTCGCTAACTTGCGGGAACATAGTCTTGGCGCTCAAGTCTGGAGCGAACAAGTTTGGCGTCCGGGAGACTTTGAAGCGGAGGCCTTTCTGAGACGCTGGGCACCGCAAGGTACTGCACATCTCTATTTAGATTTCTTTGAGGCTATGCCTGAACTGCGCTCTGGTTGGCGTCTTTACGACGGCTGTGTCCGTACCTTCATCAATAAAATAGTACGCTCAGCAGTCAGTGGCGAACCGCTTCCAGAGGTTGTCAGCGAATACACCGTCAAGCAGCCAACTGATCTTAAAGCTAAGCTAAACGAAGCGATCCACCAATTCGATATGCTTTTGCCTTTGGTGCAAGCCGCGGCGCTTCATAATCCAAATAGAGCATCTTTCTTGCGAGCGAACTTGGTTACGCAAGCATCAATCATGCGAGGCTTATATCGCGCTTTACTTGCGTTGCTTGATGATGAGCCGGATTTTTCCGCGGCCGCCAGTTCGCTCCGTGAAGCCATGAGTGTGCTGGCTAGTTCTGAGCAAGGGCGTTGGAGAAACTGGTATCTCGGTGACACGAAAGTTGGACTGCATGCGCTAGCAGAATCGCTGGAAAGTGCATATATTCTCACTGCGCGCTGA